A DNA window from Candidatus Saccharibacteria bacterium oral taxon 955 contains the following coding sequences:
- a CDS encoding phosphoketolase — MNNHEKHSMNQYLRAANYLTAAQIFLADNHLMKRAIKPDDIKNRLLGHWGSCPGINFAYAHLSRYAKKYDQDMMFVLGPGHGFPALQANLYLEGTLSHFDPTLPMNLDGIRRLCREFSWPYGYPSHSNPETPGVILEGGELGYALSTSYGAVMDNPDLIVAALIGDGEAETGPTAGAWHLNKLINPRKDGVVLPILHLNGYKISQPTIFGRMSNYELMTLFSGYGYEPRIVDATKGDVNPHDAMAEALDWAHDLIAEVRSSHDTVSPRMPMIIMRTLKGWTGVKELPDGEKVEGNCLAHQVVLNEAKTDKEELKLLNEWLGSYKFDELFTEANGFGSYVDDILPENPEKRLGRSRHAHGGNAVYKPLDLPRAEDFAEDATIPGTMGSSSMRRTGLYLEEVFRRNADHKNFRMMSPDETYSNKLDDIFKATSRSWQWPIMSWDKDLTQDGRVMEMLSEHNMQGLMQGYVLTGRHAMFASYEAFLTVVSSMVDQYAKFLTQSRGVEWRGTIPSINYILTSSGWRQDHNGFSHQNPGFIDDILRRQSNFSNVYFPADGNCTLVAVENMLKSVRQINAVVAGKTVEPRWLTPELARKQIDTGLMIWDFASDEQPDIVMAAAGDYPTKETMAAIDIIKTERPDVKVRCVNVSSLTTQGFGTLANTASQQLFDDIFTEDKPVVFNFHGYPQTVKSILFNYAVDGTRFDVRGYKEIGSTTTPFDMHVRNETSRYDLAIAAFRKLGQTDAIPVQEAEHLIAKYRARIEANTAYIKQHGIDLPELDAWVWPAARDLERTKEEEWRGQTN; from the coding sequence ATGAACAATCACGAAAAACACTCAATGAATCAGTATTTGCGTGCAGCAAATTATCTAACCGCGGCGCAAATCTTTTTAGCAGACAACCACCTCATGAAGCGTGCAATCAAGCCAGACGACATCAAAAATCGTCTGCTCGGACACTGGGGGAGTTGTCCAGGTATCAACTTTGCCTACGCCCATTTATCGCGCTATGCTAAGAAATACGACCAAGATATGATGTTTGTCCTCGGGCCGGGGCATGGATTCCCAGCGCTACAAGCCAACCTCTACCTCGAGGGTACGCTGAGCCACTTTGACCCAACCTTGCCGATGAATCTTGACGGTATTCGTCGACTATGTCGTGAGTTTAGCTGGCCATACGGATACCCAAGCCACTCAAACCCAGAAACTCCAGGCGTTATCCTCGAAGGAGGCGAGCTTGGCTACGCCTTAAGCACTAGCTATGGTGCCGTCATGGATAATCCAGACCTTATTGTCGCTGCGCTAATCGGGGACGGCGAGGCAGAAACCGGGCCAACCGCTGGCGCTTGGCATTTAAACAAGCTCATCAACCCGAGAAAAGACGGCGTCGTTCTACCGATCCTCCACCTAAATGGCTACAAAATTAGCCAGCCGACAATCTTTGGTCGTATGAGCAACTACGAACTGATGACGCTATTTTCAGGCTATGGCTACGAACCACGAATTGTCGACGCAACCAAGGGCGACGTCAACCCTCATGACGCAATGGCAGAGGCACTCGACTGGGCACACGATCTAATAGCTGAGGTTCGCTCCAGTCACGATACCGTCAGCCCTCGTATGCCAATGATTATTATGCGCACACTCAAGGGCTGGACAGGCGTCAAAGAATTGCCAGACGGTGAAAAAGTTGAAGGCAACTGCCTTGCACACCAGGTTGTCCTAAACGAAGCCAAGACCGACAAAGAGGAGCTAAAACTACTAAACGAATGGCTCGGTAGCTATAAGTTCGACGAACTATTCACAGAGGCAAACGGGTTTGGCTCATATGTCGACGATATCTTACCAGAAAATCCGGAAAAACGACTAGGGCGCAGTCGTCATGCACACGGTGGCAACGCCGTCTACAAGCCACTTGACCTCCCAAGAGCCGAAGACTTCGCCGAAGACGCAACTATACCCGGCACGATGGGCTCAAGTAGCATGCGCCGAACTGGTCTATATCTCGAGGAAGTGTTTCGTCGAAATGCTGATCACAAAAACTTTCGCATGATGAGCCCTGACGAAACGTACTCAAACAAACTTGACGACATATTCAAAGCCACTAGCCGTAGCTGGCAATGGCCTATCATGAGCTGGGACAAGGACCTCACCCAAGATGGCCGCGTTATGGAGATGCTCTCTGAGCATAATATGCAAGGTTTGATGCAGGGCTATGTCCTCACTGGACGACACGCTATGTTTGCTAGTTACGAAGCATTTCTCACTGTTGTCTCGAGTATGGTAGATCAGTACGCCAAGTTCCTGACACAAAGTCGTGGCGTCGAGTGGCGCGGAACTATACCGAGTATCAATTACATCTTGACAAGTAGTGGTTGGCGACAGGATCACAACGGATTTAGCCACCAAAACCCAGGATTTATCGACGACATCTTGCGTCGTCAAAGCAACTTTAGCAATGTCTACTTCCCAGCAGATGGCAACTGTACACTCGTCGCTGTTGAGAACATGCTAAAAAGCGTCCGCCAAATCAATGCCGTTGTCGCCGGCAAAACAGTCGAGCCACGCTGGCTAACGCCAGAGCTAGCACGTAAACAGATTGATACCGGGTTGATGATATGGGACTTTGCGAGCGACGAACAGCCCGACATCGTCATGGCGGCCGCTGGTGATTATCCGACCAAAGAAACCATGGCGGCAATCGACATTATCAAGACCGAGCGTCCTGACGTAAAAGTCCGTTGCGTCAACGTGTCGTCACTGACAACACAAGGATTTGGAACGCTTGCTAACACCGCCAGCCAGCAACTCTTTGACGATATATTCACCGAAGATAAGCCTGTCGTCTTTAACTTCCACGGCTACCCACAGACCGTTAAGAGTATCCTATTTAACTACGCGGTCGACGGAACGCGCTTTGATGTCCGTGGCTACAAAGAGATTGGCTCCACCACTACACCGTTTGATATGCATGTCCGAAACGAGACCAGCCGCTACGACCTCGCTATTGCCGCGTTCAGGAAGCTTGGTCAAACGGACGCTATACCAGTCCAAGAGGCCGAACATCTGATAGCGAAATACCGCGCTCGAATCGAAGCCAATACTGCCTACATCAAACAGCACGGCATCGACCTTCCCGAGCTTGACGCATGGGTATGGCCAGCAGCACGCGACCTCGAGCGCACAAAAGAAGAAGAATGGCGCGGCCAAACTAACTAA
- a CDS encoding prepilin-type N-terminal cleavage/methylation domain-containing protein, protein MKKTMSGFTLIEILIVVFIIGILAGITLVTYNGVQARARNSQTLSAANQWVKILKTYQLRNHRYPELSTCLGSGYGYGVNNDKGSTGVGQCRQTSTSSGIITDPNVSVAIAKYSSNAPNPAFVTAANSDTDWHRGIYYSISGTDALFTFILDSSGASECPRKFADMSLTSSQRSTRDGNHICTYKLGNADSTFTNPEGL, encoded by the coding sequence ATGAAGAAAACCATGAGCGGATTTACACTTATAGAAATCCTCATCGTTGTTTTTATTATCGGCATCCTCGCGGGCATCACGCTAGTCACTTATAACGGCGTTCAGGCGCGTGCTCGCAATTCACAAACACTTAGCGCTGCCAATCAATGGGTTAAGATTCTAAAAACCTATCAGCTACGAAATCATCGCTATCCCGAATTATCTACCTGCTTAGGATCGGGGTATGGCTATGGCGTAAACAACGACAAAGGCTCAACCGGCGTCGGACAGTGTCGCCAGACGAGTACTAGCTCTGGTATCATAACCGACCCAAACGTATCAGTTGCGATCGCAAAATATTCATCAAATGCACCTAACCCCGCGTTTGTCACCGCCGCAAACAGCGATACCGACTGGCACCGTGGCATTTATTACTCTATAAGTGGCACTGACGCGTTATTTACTTTCATACTAGACAGTAGTGGAGCATCAGAGTGCCCACGTAAATTTGCCGACATGAGCCTGACTAGCTCCCAGAGGTCAACTCGTGATGGTAATCATATATGTACTTATAAATTAGGAAACGCCGACAGCACATTCACCAATCCAGAAGGTCTGTAA
- a CDS encoding methyltransferase: MKRLVTSHSQHFLRGNAFIAELVGHSNIRKNDTVIDIGAGSGAITAVLARRAKKVVAYESEPSAYSRLEHNMKRFSNVEIVRGDFLRAELPEGRYKVFSNIPFHISSSIVRRLTCSTNPPVSIYLIVQKQFAQKMIVEGVHFHSALGMGIAPWWTARVRRSLRRTDFTPPPAVDAVLLELKLRDTPLLPRQQMQSYMDWIERCYADPRTFARSTAPKHKKPSELTLEEWLSAARNAHLG; this comes from the coding sequence ATGAAACGACTTGTTACGAGCCACTCTCAGCATTTCTTGCGCGGTAACGCCTTTATTGCTGAGCTAGTTGGCCATAGCAATATACGTAAAAATGATACGGTGATTGATATCGGTGCGGGTAGTGGTGCGATTACTGCTGTGCTGGCGCGTCGTGCAAAAAAGGTAGTTGCCTATGAGTCAGAGCCGTCGGCATATTCACGGCTAGAGCATAACATGAAACGTTTCTCGAACGTAGAGATTGTCAGAGGTGACTTCTTGCGCGCTGAGCTGCCAGAGGGACGGTATAAGGTGTTTTCAAATATCCCCTTTCATATTAGCTCGTCGATAGTTCGTCGTCTGACGTGTAGCACAAATCCACCGGTGTCTATATATCTGATCGTCCAAAAACAATTTGCACAAAAGATGATTGTCGAGGGTGTTCATTTTCATAGTGCGCTTGGTATGGGGATTGCTCCTTGGTGGACAGCGCGAGTTCGTCGCTCGCTTCGTCGGACTGACTTTACTCCACCACCAGCGGTTGACGCCGTACTGCTTGAGCTAAAATTGCGAGATACTCCCCTATTGCCACGCCAGCAGATGCAGTCTTATATGGACTGGATTGAGCGTTGTTATGCTGATCCACGTACTTTTGCTAGGTCGACCGCACCTAAACATAAAAAACCATCAGAATTAACACTTGAAGAATGGTTGTCAGCGGCCCGCAACGCTCACCTTGGGTGA
- a CDS encoding STAS domain-containing protein, translated as MKKLLHPSIAQYKKRYLKHDLIAALVVTAIAIPESLAFAVIVGLPPVTGLYTAVLAPIVFGLLASTRRLIVGADSATAALIASGAVLVAQSGTVGYANAVGVIGLLTAVILIIMAIARLGFLADLISRPVLVGFLAGVGVQLIITRLPTMLGVEAHGSLSQHIIQLFQQIGSINGMALTISVLVVGIILITRKTKIPGELIGLGLAMLFAFGFNVDTLGVKLVGVLPAGLPMPTYPHVNLGQVVMLLPTAISVAVVILAQSSSVIQSSANEHDEKVRLNQDLFSLGVANAFSALTRGFVVNGSPPRSLAADLAGGKSQMVNIMMGGFIGLFLLFGNQLFRWMPEAALASIVFMLGWRLIRFSELDYIWRTHRIEFFVSLIALVGTVLFGVLQGVLIAVIVSLMERISRQYHPKDDVLLRDGKLSEWAVERLGVDSRYLADSEGILVYAFDGALFFDSINYFTTRIKRAVENAEKPVKYIIVDAGAIDNIDYTAVESLKTLYRHLSSDDIRLGFAHVSPNLYHQFNEYGVTDLVGEDNIYSTLSGAIKSQPNTRQTAVEKVKKLGIKQDDYVVIGGAVLESLHLRDTMDIDIVVSDEVYTRYRDKKHWKEYVQDNGKRVLVHNSYNMMRTWMGNSLKRLKRDAFVVDGVSLMNIQMLIESKRHLGRRKDLADITLLKQYLQHHPVKSEVKKNDSKIESKVR; from the coding sequence ATGAAGAAGCTGCTCCATCCGAGTATCGCTCAATACAAAAAACGATATCTCAAACATGATTTGATAGCCGCGCTAGTGGTGACGGCGATTGCAATTCCTGAGTCGCTAGCTTTTGCGGTTATTGTTGGACTACCGCCCGTTACAGGGCTTTATACGGCCGTGTTGGCGCCGATTGTTTTTGGACTTTTGGCTAGTACGCGTCGTTTGATCGTTGGTGCAGACTCTGCGACCGCAGCTTTGATTGCGTCAGGTGCGGTATTGGTCGCGCAATCTGGTACTGTGGGTTATGCCAATGCGGTTGGTGTAATTGGTTTGCTGACGGCGGTGATTCTGATAATTATGGCGATAGCGCGACTTGGCTTTTTGGCTGACTTAATATCACGTCCGGTGCTTGTTGGTTTTTTGGCGGGGGTTGGCGTTCAGCTGATTATTACTCGGCTACCGACGATGCTGGGCGTAGAGGCTCACGGAAGCCTGTCTCAACATATCATTCAATTATTTCAGCAGATCGGGTCGATCAATGGAATGGCGTTGACGATATCGGTTCTTGTTGTTGGTATTATTTTGATTACGCGAAAAACCAAGATACCAGGTGAGTTAATTGGACTCGGTTTGGCGATGCTATTTGCGTTTGGTTTTAACGTCGATACACTGGGCGTCAAGCTGGTTGGGGTTTTGCCAGCTGGACTGCCAATGCCAACTTACCCACATGTTAACCTCGGACAGGTCGTGATGTTATTACCTACCGCTATTTCAGTTGCAGTCGTTATCCTTGCTCAGAGTTCATCGGTAATTCAAAGCTCGGCCAATGAGCATGACGAAAAAGTTCGGCTTAACCAGGACCTATTTTCGCTTGGCGTGGCAAACGCCTTCTCGGCATTAACAAGAGGCTTTGTCGTCAATGGTAGCCCGCCACGTAGTCTTGCGGCAGACCTCGCCGGCGGCAAGAGTCAGATGGTAAATATTATGATGGGTGGATTCATCGGCTTATTCTTGCTGTTTGGCAATCAGCTTTTTCGCTGGATGCCAGAAGCAGCTCTTGCGTCAATCGTCTTTATGCTTGGCTGGCGTTTGATCCGATTCAGTGAGCTAGACTACATCTGGCGGACTCATAGAATTGAGTTTTTTGTTTCGTTGATTGCTTTGGTCGGGACGGTGCTTTTTGGTGTGCTGCAGGGCGTATTGATTGCGGTAATAGTTTCTCTGATGGAACGTATCAGCCGACAATATCATCCTAAAGATGACGTGTTGCTGCGCGATGGAAAGCTGTCGGAATGGGCGGTTGAACGGTTGGGCGTTGATAGTCGTTACCTTGCTGACTCTGAGGGTATACTAGTGTATGCATTTGACGGTGCACTATTTTTTGATAGTATCAACTACTTTACAACTCGTATCAAGCGGGCGGTTGAAAATGCTGAAAAACCTGTGAAATATATCATTGTTGATGCTGGTGCAATTGATAATATTGACTACACAGCGGTAGAATCGCTCAAGACGCTGTATCGGCATTTGTCATCTGACGATATCCGTCTCGGCTTTGCGCACGTTTCGCCAAATCTTTACCATCAATTTAATGAATATGGCGTCACTGACCTAGTTGGCGAGGATAACATCTACTCTACTTTATCTGGTGCCATAAAATCACAGCCGAACACTCGGCAGACTGCGGTGGAAAAAGTTAAAAAGCTTGGTATAAAACAGGATGATTATGTAGTAATTGGCGGTGCGGTGCTTGAGTCCTTGCATCTCCGGGATACGATGGATATCGATATAGTTGTTAGTGATGAGGTATATACACGTTATCGCGATAAAAAACACTGGAAAGAGTACGTTCAGGACAATGGTAAGCGAGTATTGGTGCATAACAGTTACAACATGATGCGTACCTGGATGGGCAATTCCCTCAAGCGCCTCAAGCGTGATGCATTTGTCGTCGACGGTGTGTCGCTCATGAATATCCAAATGCTAATCGAAAGCAAACGACACCTTGGGCGTCGGAAAGACCTTGCTGACATCACGTTATTAAAGCAGTATCTACAGCACCACCCCGTCAAGAGCGAAGTGAAGAAAAATGATTCCAAAATTGAATCAAAGGTTCGTTGA
- a CDS encoding AI-2E family transporter — protein sequence MKVRIEIDTKTFIRFWLVVIGFAAAILALYSARTALVIIGTALFLALALNGPVSRLARYLPGRSRTLSTALSFLVVVVFLAMVIFLVIPPIVQQTAKFIDSAPEMVRTISAQWHGLGEVIEKYRIQNQVDQIVAAIQTDAARWTTDLGKNFISGLGSAFNMVVAGILVLVLTFLMLVEGPNWVHRLWSLYRNKERMEQHRRLVGRMHAIVSGYVGGQLTISAIDGFAAGATVFILSQFIHEVPVNLALPTVAICFTLSLIPVFGATIAGMLVAILLFFSSVPAGILFAIYFLVYQQVENNIIGPRIQSKRLELSPLTVLVSVTVGLYVFGVVGGVISIPIAGCINVLVEEYLEMNRQKYAENNKPLAKLVKKIKSQKA from the coding sequence ATGAAAGTACGCATTGAGATAGACACAAAGACTTTTATTCGCTTTTGGCTGGTGGTCATTGGCTTTGCTGCGGCAATTTTGGCGCTGTATAGTGCACGTACGGCGCTTGTTATTATAGGCACGGCGCTATTCTTGGCGCTAGCGTTAAATGGACCAGTCAGCCGACTGGCTCGCTATTTACCTGGTCGGAGTCGAACTCTCTCGACGGCGTTATCTTTTCTGGTCGTTGTGGTGTTTCTTGCCATGGTAATATTTCTCGTTATTCCACCAATAGTTCAGCAGACGGCTAAATTTATTGACAGCGCGCCCGAGATGGTGCGAACGATCTCGGCCCAATGGCATGGGCTTGGTGAAGTTATCGAAAAGTATCGTATTCAAAACCAGGTAGATCAGATAGTTGCTGCTATTCAGACTGATGCAGCGCGCTGGACGACCGACCTGGGGAAGAATTTTATATCTGGTCTTGGCTCAGCGTTTAATATGGTTGTGGCTGGTATCTTGGTGCTAGTCCTGACATTTCTTATGTTGGTTGAGGGGCCTAATTGGGTACATCGACTTTGGAGCCTATATCGAAATAAGGAGCGTATGGAGCAACATAGGCGACTAGTCGGTCGTATGCACGCGATCGTCTCAGGCTATGTCGGTGGACAGTTGACAATATCGGCAATTGATGGATTTGCGGCAGGTGCAACAGTCTTTATTCTCAGTCAATTTATCCATGAGGTACCAGTAAATCTTGCCCTACCGACTGTAGCAATCTGCTTTACGCTTTCGCTGATTCCGGTATTTGGTGCAACAATTGCCGGCATGCTTGTGGCGATACTGCTATTCTTTAGTAGTGTGCCAGCGGGTATTTTGTTTGCGATCTACTTCCTCGTCTATCAGCAGGTCGAAAACAACATAATTGGACCACGTATCCAATCAAAACGACTTGAACTCAGTCCGCTAACCGTACTTGTTTCAGTAACGGTTGGGCTTTATGTGTTTGGAGTTGTAGGTGGTGTTATATCAATTCCTATCGCAGGTTGTATTAACGTTCTGGTTGAGGAGTATTTGGAGATGAATCGTCAGAAATACGCCGAAAATAATAAACCGCTAGCGAAGCTTGTCAAGAAAATAAAGAGTCAAAAGGCCTAG
- a CDS encoding cysteine--tRNA ligase translates to MTLKLHNTLTRKTETFAPLTSDKVTLYTCGPTVYDHLHVGNWAAYIYWDTLIRTLIASGYRVERVMNITDVGHLVSDADDGEDKLEKGARREKKTAWEVAEYYAEDFVAGMEKLGLIPPEHLVRATDFIPQQLNLVRALKEKGYTYQTSDAIYFDTSKFPTYADFAHLDLDSQRAGARVEVNSQKRQPWDFALWKFTEPSKKRDMEWETPGDLLELPPKDDEPIMGFPGWHLECSAMAMDILGPTIDIHTGGIDHIPVHHTNEIAQSESASGQKFANYWLHNNHLKIDGGKVSKSLGNGYTLAQLEERGFSPMDLRMFILQGQYTNEGNFTFDNLEAAKNRLANWRSYAVLRHQTHDSLHDDKKNDDTDEFISVAAASRALVEALQNNLNTPEALRIVDETFSKLDNKPLASIHQYGLVQFLETIDDLLGLQLCESTPDINDEEKMLILKRRRAREVSDWKLSDKLRDELLERGIKIRDTSNDTIWSRV, encoded by the coding sequence ATGACTCTCAAGCTTCACAATACGCTAACTAGAAAAACTGAGACATTTGCTCCGCTCACATCTGATAAGGTGACCTTATATACGTGTGGACCAACCGTCTACGACCACCTACACGTAGGTAATTGGGCAGCCTATATATACTGGGACACCCTCATTCGAACTCTGATCGCCAGCGGCTACCGAGTTGAACGAGTTATGAATATCACAGACGTTGGACACCTGGTGAGTGATGCCGATGACGGGGAGGATAAACTCGAAAAGGGTGCTCGTCGCGAGAAAAAAACCGCCTGGGAAGTGGCCGAATACTACGCCGAAGACTTTGTCGCTGGCATGGAAAAACTCGGCCTAATTCCACCCGAGCACCTCGTCCGCGCGACCGACTTTATCCCGCAACAGCTCAATCTAGTGCGTGCTCTCAAGGAAAAAGGCTACACTTACCAAACATCTGACGCAATTTATTTTGATACCAGCAAGTTTCCAACTTATGCCGATTTTGCTCATCTAGACCTCGATTCTCAGCGTGCTGGCGCCCGAGTCGAAGTTAATAGCCAGAAGCGCCAACCTTGGGATTTTGCTCTCTGGAAATTTACTGAACCGAGTAAAAAACGTGACATGGAATGGGAGACGCCAGGTGATCTCTTGGAACTTCCGCCAAAAGACGATGAACCTATCATGGGATTTCCGGGCTGGCACCTAGAATGCTCCGCAATGGCGATGGATATACTAGGACCAACGATTGACATCCATACTGGCGGAATTGACCATATCCCAGTTCATCACACCAACGAAATCGCTCAAAGCGAATCAGCTAGCGGTCAGAAGTTCGCTAACTACTGGTTACACAACAACCACTTGAAAATCGATGGCGGCAAAGTTAGTAAAAGCCTCGGTAATGGATATACTCTAGCGCAACTAGAAGAGCGTGGCTTCTCACCGATGGATCTAAGGATGTTTATATTGCAAGGGCAATACACAAATGAAGGGAACTTTACGTTCGATAACTTAGAAGCGGCAAAAAATCGTCTGGCTAACTGGCGTAGTTACGCCGTACTTCGCCATCAAACACACGACAGCTTACACGACGACAAAAAGAATGACGATACCGATGAGTTTATATCGGTGGCCGCTGCATCAAGAGCTCTCGTAGAAGCCCTGCAGAACAACCTAAACACTCCAGAAGCACTAAGAATCGTCGATGAAACTTTTAGTAAGCTCGACAACAAGCCACTGGCATCGATTCACCAATATGGGCTGGTTCAGTTCCTCGAAACAATCGACGACCTATTGGGGCTACAATTATGCGAAAGTACTCCAGACATCAACGACGAAGAAAAGATGCTTATCCTCAAGCGTCGTCGAGCCAGGGAGGTGAGCGATTGGAAGCTTTCAGACAAGCTGCGCGATGAGCTACTGGAGCGTGGAATAAAAATTCGCGACACCTCTAATGATACGATTTGGTCACGAGTTTAG
- the recR gene encoding recombination protein RecR — MPELLPKTLAKVIDELGRLPGVGARTAERYAYYLLRSDARASESLSHAISGLHSGVKTCPKTFALIDSEEEISHLYVDESRNKKLVAVVEEPLDIIALEKTGHFSGTYHVLGGAISPIDGIGPEQLHIPELLKRLRDDEVEEVIIATNASVEGESTALFIQRQIKEANIETKLSRLARGIPVGVDLEYADQITLSHALEGRRAL, encoded by the coding sequence ATGCCCGAACTACTGCCAAAGACGCTCGCAAAAGTGATCGATGAGCTCGGTCGACTACCCGGCGTTGGCGCTCGTACTGCTGAGCGCTACGCTTATTATCTATTACGCTCCGACGCCCGCGCTTCAGAAAGCTTGTCTCATGCGATATCGGGGTTGCACAGTGGTGTAAAAACCTGCCCAAAAACGTTTGCTCTGATAGACAGCGAAGAGGAGATATCCCACCTATACGTAGATGAGTCGCGAAACAAAAAACTGGTTGCTGTCGTCGAAGAGCCGCTAGATATCATCGCTTTAGAAAAAACAGGGCATTTTAGCGGCACATACCACGTCCTCGGCGGAGCAATCTCACCAATCGACGGGATTGGCCCAGAACAACTCCACATCCCAGAATTACTTAAACGTCTCCGCGACGACGAGGTAGAAGAGGTGATCATCGCCACAAACGCAAGCGTCGAGGGCGAGTCGACGGCATTGTTTATTCAGCGCCAGATCAAAGAAGCGAACATAGAGACTAAATTATCACGTCTTGCAAGAGGCATACCAGTTGGCGTCGACCTTGAGTACGCCGATCAGATTACCCTCAGCCACGCCCTAGAGGGTCGTCGCGCATTATAG
- a CDS encoding YbaB/EbfC family nucleoid-associated protein — translation MALNQMKMLNDLRKAQKDLAKEIVEVEAGDGAVVVQISGELKIKSVKIDPEYVDLDDIHQLEHWIEIAVRDGMTKAQEIAAEKMKPLMGGLGKLGL, via the coding sequence ATGGCACTCAACCAGATGAAGATGCTCAACGACCTACGAAAAGCCCAAAAAGATCTTGCAAAAGAAATTGTTGAAGTCGAAGCAGGCGATGGAGCCGTAGTCGTCCAAATCTCTGGCGAGCTAAAAATTAAATCAGTTAAAATCGACCCAGAGTATGTTGACCTTGATGACATTCATCAGCTCGAGCATTGGATCGAAATCGCCGTCCGTGACGGTATGACCAAAGCTCAGGAAATTGCTGCTGAAAAAATGAAGCCTCTGATGGGCGGACTTGGCAAGCTTGGACTCTAA
- the dnaB gene encoding replicative DNA helicase has translation MADKKEIVAGKVPPQNLDAEMSLIGAILIDDEIVADASEIVTPKDFYDKRHQAIFGAIMRLYEKHKPVDLLTLTEELKKKDELEAIGGSAYLTELTNYVPTAAHADSYAEIIAQKAVRRRLIKASAEISEMGFDEETSTQELLEKAEAELFSVSDQSLKQDLISIESILTESFDRIEELHRNKGQLRGIRTGYRDLDNMTAGLQRSDLIILAARPAMGKTTLVTNLAYNVASLAKLPVLFFSLEMSKEQLIDRMLADASGVDSWNIRTGNLSDEDFSKLSEAMGEMAEAPIFIDDTPGLSVLEMRTKARRAAHDQPLGLIVVDYLQLMQASGNHNGNRVQEVSEISRGLKLIARELNVPLIALSQLSRSVESRTPPIPQLADLRESGSIEQDADIVSFIYRPGYYEPDNPEVQNITDLIIAKHRNGPVGKVQLYFHPERLRFMSLDKRHE, from the coding sequence ATGGCTGATAAAAAAGAAATTGTTGCTGGAAAAGTTCCGCCCCAAAATCTCGATGCAGAGATGAGTTTGATTGGCGCAATCCTGATAGACGATGAAATTGTTGCTGATGCGTCTGAGATCGTCACGCCAAAAGACTTCTACGACAAACGCCACCAGGCAATTTTTGGGGCAATTATGCGTCTATACGAAAAACATAAGCCGGTGGATCTACTGACTCTTACCGAAGAGCTCAAAAAGAAAGATGAGCTAGAAGCAATCGGCGGATCAGCCTATCTCACCGAACTGACCAATTACGTGCCAACCGCGGCGCACGCTGATAGCTATGCCGAAATTATTGCTCAAAAAGCCGTACGCCGACGCCTAATTAAAGCCAGTGCTGAGATTAGCGAAATGGGGTTTGACGAAGAGACCTCTACCCAAGAGCTTCTCGAAAAAGCCGAAGCGGAACTATTTAGCGTTTCGGATCAGTCGCTCAAACAAGACCTTATCAGTATCGAGAGTATTTTGACAGAGAGCTTTGACCGTATCGAGGAGTTACATCGCAACAAAGGTCAACTACGCGGTATTCGTACCGGCTATCGCGATCTAGATAACATGACGGCTGGCCTACAACGTAGCGATCTAATTATCCTCGCGGCGCGCCCAGCGATGGGTAAGACGACGCTCGTCACCAACCTCGCCTATAACGTTGCCTCGCTTGCTAAACTACCAGTGTTATTCTTTAGTCTAGAGATGAGCAAAGAACAGCTAATCGACCGTATGCTAGCGGACGCGTCGGGAGTTGATAGCTGGAATATCCGTACCGGCAACCTGAGTGATGAAGACTTTTCGAAACTTTCAGAAGCAATGGGCGAGATGGCAGAGGCACCGATATTTATCGACGACACGCCAGGCTTGAGCGTACTTGAGATGCGTACCAAAGCACGCCGCGCAGCACACGACCAGCCGCTCGGGCTGATCGTCGTTGACTACCTCCAACTCATGCAAGCTAGCGGTAATCACAACGGCAACCGCGTCCAGGAGGTTTCAGAGATTTCACGTGGCTTAAAATTGATTGCTCGCGAGCTCAATGTGCCGCTAATCGCCCTTTCACAGCTATCACGTTCAGTCGAGAGTCGCACACCACCAATTCCACAGCTAGCTGACCTACGCGAATCGGGATCCATTGAACAAGATGCCGATATAGTTTCGTTTATCTATCGACCAGGCTACTACGAGCCAGACAATCCTGAAGTTCAAAATATCACCGATCTAATCATCGCCAAGCACCGTAACGGCCCAGTCGGCAAAGTTCAACTGTACTTCCATCCAGAGCGTCTTCGCTTTATGTCGCTCGACAAACGGCACGAGTAG